From the genome of Sporocytophaga myxococcoides DSM 11118:
TAATTCAGGATCGATCTCATCCAGGCTGTTCAGTTTTACTTTTGGCTTAGGCGCAGAGTAATATATAATGTCCTGATAGTTAATTTTTGGATAATTAACATTTTGCCAGTTCGGTTCTGTAAGTTTCAACCAATGTCTGTATGCTTTCAGTCTCCATTCCAGAAGCCACTGCGGTTCATTTTTCTTTGCTGAAATGAACTTCACAATATCCTCGTTCAGCCCTTTAGGTGCAGAATCTGCTTCGATCTTAGTTTCAAAGCCGTATTTGTACTCAGAGCTGGTTATTTCTTCCAGAATTTTTATATTCTCACTCATCGCTTTTTTGTTGTGGGAGCTTATTTAGAACAAATCTAATTTAATTTACAAATTTAGAACAAAACATCCAAATATAGGTTCAAAAAACCTTTTTTTTTAGGGAAAGTAAGGAATGTGTTGGTTTTCAATCTTCAAAATAGTTTGATATTTCTGTTTATCGATTCCTCCAGAGAAATACTTGTTTCAGTCCGCTGAATTCCTGACACTTTTTGAATTTTGTCATGGAGCACCTGTCTTAAATGCTGGGTGTCTTTACAGATTATTTTTACAAACATGCTGTAATTTCCTGTTGTATAATGGACATTAACCACTTCAGGAATTTCCTGTAATTCTTTTACAGCCTGATCATAAAAAGAGCTCTTTTCCAGGTAAATGCCAAGGAAAGCTGTTACGTCATAACCAAGACGTGCATAGTCAATAGATAAATGTGAACCTTTGACAATTCCGAGTTGCTCCAGTTTTTTCATCCTAACATGTACTGTACCAGGGGAAACAAAGATTTCTTTTGCTATATCTGTATAAGCAATCCCTGCATTATCCATGAGAAGGGAAAGAATCTTGAGATCCACATTATCAATCTCTGAAATTTTATCCATTTTGGAAAAGTAGTTTTGAGTAATTTTTAATAAATGTAGTGTTTTGTTGAATAAAATGTAAATTTTTACAAATTTTAATGAATGATTTGTAAATATTGGATAAGTATATTAATTTTGTATCAGTTCTTCAATGAACAACACAATGTAGGGTGATGAAACTGGCAGACATGCCCTCCTGTCTCGGGGGTGGGGAATAACGGGATAAACATAACTTAATGGGTTGACCACTATTAATCTTTCTGAGTTATAGCTAACTGCCTCTTGGAGGTTCGACTCCTTCTCCTACAGCAAATAAAAGGTCGCTTGGATGAAGCGACCATAGTATTAGTTTTTCAATGATCACAGAATGTAGGGTGATGAAACTGGCAGACATGCCCTCCTGTCTCGGGGGTGGGGAATAACGGGATAAACGTAACTTAATGGGTTGACCACTATTAATCTTTCTGAGTTATAGCTAACTGCCTCTTGGAGGTTCGACTCCTTCTCCTACAGCCAAACTAAATGGCTGCCTATTTTTAGGTGGCCTTTTTATTTTCAGGAAAATAAAAAAAGCCCTGGTTTTCTACCAAGGCTTTTATCTTTTTGGATTTGACCACTATAATCTTTCTGATAGTCGACTTTATATTTATAGAACAAAAATCAGGTAATTTTGATCAGTTAATTCCAATTTTTTGATAAATGCTCATTTTGCCTAACTACTTCCACATCACATTCAATATCAATTTTTTCCCCTACAATAGCCCCCC
Proteins encoded in this window:
- a CDS encoding Lrp/AsnC ligand binding domain-containing protein, translated to MDKISEIDNVDLKILSLLMDNAGIAYTDIAKEIFVSPGTVHVRMKKLEQLGIVKGSHLSIDYARLGYDVTAFLGIYLEKSSFYDQAVKELQEIPEVVNVHYTTGNYSMFVKIICKDTQHLRQVLHDKIQKVSGIQRTETSISLEESINRNIKLF